Part of the Cellulomonas hominis genome, CCTTCAACGAGGACCTGTCGTACGACCACGTCGGCCGCGACATCTCCTGCAACCTCGGCTCGATGAACATCGCCCTCGCGATGGACTCGCCGGACTTCGGCCGCTCGGTCGAGACCGCGATCCGCGCGCTCACCGCCGTGTCCGACCAGACCGACATCGAGTCCGTGCCGTCCGTGAAGCGGGCGAACCGCGGCGGCCACGCCATCGGCCTCGGGCAGATGAACCTGCACGGGTACCTGGCGCGCGAGCGGATCTTCTACGGGTCCGAGGAGGGCCTGGACTTCACGAACATCTACTTCTACACGGTGGCGTACCACGCGATCCGCGCGTCGAACCTGCTCGCGCAGGAGCGGGGCCAGGCCTTCGCCGGCTTCGAGGACTCGAAGTACGCGACCGGGGAGTACTTCGAGAAGTACATCGAGCGCACCTGGGAGCCGCGGACCGCCCGCGTCCGCGAGCTGTTCGCGACCGCCGGCGTGCACATCCCCACCCAGGACGACTGGCGGGCGCTGGCCGAGTCCGTGCGCGAGCACGGCCTCTACAACCAGAACCTCCAGGCCGTGCCGCCCACCGGGTCCATCTCGTACATCAACAACTCGACCTCCTCGATCCACCCGATCGCGTCGAAGATCGAGATCCGCAAGGAGGGCAAGATCGGCCGGGTCTACTACCCCGCGCCGTTCATGACCAACGAGAACCTGGAGTACTACCAGGACGCGTACGAGATCGGCTACGAGAAGATCATCGACACGTACGCCGAGGCCACGCAGCACGTGGACCAGGGCCTGTCGCTGACGCTGTTCTTCAAGGACACCGCCACCACCCGCGACATCAACAAGGCGCAGATCTACGCCTGGCGCAAGGGGATCAAGACGATCTACTACATCCGCCTGCGCCAGATGGCCCTCGAGGGCACGGAGGTCGAGGGGTGCGTCTCCTGCATGCTGTGACAGTGGGACGTGGGCAGTTCGAGACGATGAGGAAGCAGTGATGGCGGAGAAGCTCAAGCTGGTCGACCGCGTGCAGGCGATCAACTGGAACCGGGTCGAGGACGAGAAGGACGTCGAGGTCTGGGACCGGCTGACGGGCAACTTCTGGCTGCCCGAGAAGGTCCCGGTGTCCAACGACATCCAGTCCTGGGCGACGCTCACCGAGACCGAGAAGACGATGACCACCCGCGTCTTCACGGGCCTCACGCTGCTCGACACCATCCAGGGCACCGTCGGCGCCGTCAGCCTCATCCCCGACGCGCTGACCCCGCACGAGGAGGCGGTGTACACCAACATCGCGTTCATGGAGTCGGTGCACGCGAAGAGCTACTCGTCGATCTTCTCGACGCTGATCTCGACGCCCGAGATCGACGAGGCGTTCCGCTGGTCGGAGGAGAACCCGAACCTGCAGCGCAAGGCCGAGATCGTCCTGAACTACTACCGGGGCGACGAGCCGCTGAAGCGCAAGGTCGCCTCGACCATGCTCGAGTCCTTCCTGTTCTACTCCGGCTTCTACGCGCCGATGTACTGGTCCTCGCGGGCCAAGCTCACCAACACGGCCGACCTCATCCGCCTGATCATCCGGGACGAGGCCGTGCACGGGTACTACATCGGCTACAAGTTCCAGAAGGGGCTGGAGAGGCTCACCGAGGCGGAGCGCCAGGACCTCAAGGACTACACCTTCGAGCTGCTCTTCGAGCTCTACGACAACGAGGTGGAGTACACCCAGGACCTGTACGACCCCCTGGGCCTCACCGAGGACGTCAAGAAGTTCCTCCGGTACAACGCCAACAAGGCCCTGATGAACCTGGGCTACGAGGCGCTGTTCCCGCGCGACGAGACCGACGTCAACCCGGCGATCCTGTCCGCGCTGTCCCCGAACGCCGACGAGAACCACGACTTCTTCTCCGGGTCGGGCTCGTCGTACGTCATCGGCAAGGCCGTGAACACCGAGGACGAGGACTGGGACTTCTGATCCCCGCCTGACGCGCACCGACGACGACGCCCCGCCGAGCAGCCGCTCGGCGGGGTGTCCGTCAGCTCAGGCCGCGACCGTCTCCGCCACCTCGGTCGCCCGCGTCAGCCCGCCGTCGGGGTGCTGCTCGGCGACGAAGGCGCTCGCCCGCGCCGCGAGCGCCATGATCGTGAGCGCGGGACCGACGGTGCTGCTGCTGACGAACGACGACGCGTCCGGCACGAACACGTTCGGCGCGTCCCACAGCTGGTTGACGCCGTTCATCACGGAGGTGGCCGGGTCGGTGCCCATCCGCGCGCCGCCGCACTCGTGGATCGCCGCGCCGAGCACGATCGACATCTTGATGCCCTGCTTGAAGATGAGCCGCTGCAGCGGGGTGAAGTCCGGCCACACCTTGTCGGACTCCAGGCCCGCGGCCGACCCGATGAAGTTGACCCGGTAGCCGGCCTCGTCGGCCATCTGCTTCAGCGCGGTCATCGTGCGCTTCAGCAGCACCCGGTCGTTCTCGCCCATGCTGAGGTCGATGTGCGGGATCGGCACGCCCCAGCGGTCCCTGCGGTGGCGGTTGAGCCGCACGGAGTTGTCGTACCGGGCGAGCATCTCGCCGGCGCCGCCCAGCCCGAACGCCGCGGGGTGCCCGTCGGGGACGGGGAACCGGCCGCCGAGGCCCTGGAACGAGATGCCGCGCAGGAACCCGTCCTCCGGCTCGGCGCCCAGGTTCTCGTAACGGGGGATGAGGATGCCGCCCGGGGTGCCGTAGAACGGGTCGGCCGGCAGGTTGTCGGCGGGGTCCCACTGCCCGGCGTGCCTCGGCGAGTCGAAGAACCCGATGCTCATGGTCTGGTCCATGAAGTACCGCCCGAGCAGGCCCGACGAGTTCCCGAGGCCCTCGGGGTGCCGCGCCGACCCGGAGTTCAGCAGCAGCCGGATCGACTCGATGGTGGACCCGCAGACCAGCACGGCGTCGGCGAACACCCGGTGCTCCCGCCGCGTGGTCCGGTCGACGAACACCGCACCCGTGGCCAGGCCCGTGCGGTCGTCGGTGGTGATCCGGCTGACCACCGCCTCGGTGCGCACCGTCAGCCGACCGGTGCGCCGCGCGGCCGCGATGCCGGGGGGCACCCGGTCCGGGAACGGCGCCTGCACCCGCCAGGAGATGACCTTCCGCTCGGGCCAGCGCGCCTCGACCTTCTCCTTGAAGTCGCGCTCGACGCGGGTGAGGAAGCCGGGTCCGGCGTAGCGACCGTCCGGCGGGTGCACCAGGCCGTCCGCGTCGCCGTAGACCCCGACGGCCTCCTCGACCCGGTCGTACCAAGGCTCGAGGTCGGCGTAGCCGAGCGGCCAGTCGGTGCCGTACCCGTCCCGCGACGCGGCCCGGAAGTCGACGTCGGACATGCGCTGCAGCACGCGGCCGTAGCTGTTCATCCGGCCGCCGAGCAGCTTGCTGCGCACCCACAGGTAGGGGTGCGTGAGCGGGGTCGAGTACGGGTCCTCCCAGTCGTTCACCAGGAAACGGTTGGACGACTCGCTGAAGTAGGGACGGCGCGCCTGGGTGAACTGGCCGGAAGCCATCGCGCGGGCGCGCGCCACGAGGTCCATGCCCATGGCGGCCGGCTTCTTGCGGGCGGGCGGGACGAAGTCCTCCTCGCGCAGCTCCCGGCCCGCCTCCAGGAGCAGGACGTCGAGGCCGCGCTCGGTGAGCTCGGCGGCGGCGGTGCTGCCGGCGGGGCCGGAGCCGATGACGAGGGCGTCGAAGGTGCGGTCGGTGTGGGCCATGCGTCTGATCTCCGTCGACTCAGAGGGTGATGGTGCGGGTCCGTTCGCCCCCGAAGGGGATCGGGATGTACGCCACGCGGATCTTCAGCCGCAGCGTCACCTCGTGGTCGCCGGCGGGCAGGCCGCCGTTCAGCCACCGCACGCGCAGCGGGGTGCCGTACTCCCAGCGGTACGTCGTGACGGTGGCGGCCTCGTCGAGCGTGAACCAGTCCGCCCCGTCGGGAGACACGACGAGCTCGTCGCGCGGCACCTCGGCGCCGTCCACGACCAGCTCGACGGCGTGCACCATCGACAGCGGGATGCCGCGGTAGTAGGTGATGAGCGTCTCGACCTGGAAGGCGCCGGCGCCGGAGGCGGTGACGACGTTGCGGGCCGAGCCCTCGGTGAACACGTAGCTGTCGAACACCTCGGTCACTCCCCGTCCGCGTGCGTGGCGGGGTGCGCGGTCAGCATCCGCTGGTGCGCGCGCACCTGCCCCTGGTCGTCCACGGGGGCGTCGACCGGCGCGAACCGGTTGCCCTCGTACTCGCTGGCGACGTAGCCGTCGTAGCCGATCCGGTGCAGCCGGTCGAGCACGGCCGGGTAGTCGATCGAGTACTCGGTGCCGTCGGGCAGCATCTCGAAGAACTTGCCGTGCACGTGCCGTAGGTAGGGTGCGTGCTCGTCCAGCACGTCGAGCGGCGTGCGCTCGTACCCGGTGGAGAAGAACGCGTACTCGGCATCCACCGGACCCCGGAACAGCGCGGTGAGCTCCTCGGGGAAGGCCATGCCGTGGTCCGAGCCGTCGCTGAACACCCGCAGCGTGTCGCCGTGCCGGTCGTACAGCTCGTCGATCTTGTCGGCGACGGCCGGGGTGAGCCCGAGCCCGGTGAAGTATGCCGTGGACACGCGCGGGTGCCGGTCGCAGAAGATCCCGAGATCGATCACGAGACCGAGCCGCTCCGACTGGGCGCGCCGCATCATGTCGACCCACTGCCGGGTCAGCGTGCCCTGGAAGCTCATGCCCGCGTGGATCTCGAGCGCCATCGTGACGCCGATCCGCTCCGCGTGCGGCAGCACGGCCTCGGTGACCTCGGCGGAGGTGTCGGACACCAGGCGCACCAGGTCGAAGCCGAGCCGCTTGCTGACGTCGAGCTCGTGGCGCAGCAGCTCGGCCTGCTCCCGCACCCGCAGCGTGCGGTTCGCGTACAGGGTGGAGTTGACGAACACGTCGTTGCACACCGGAACCAGTCCGGACGCGTCGAGCGCCGACCGCCAGGCGGCCACGGTCTCGTCGGTCGGGTGCGGGGTCGCGGTGATCATCTGGTCGCTGATCAGCTCGACGCCCTCGGCGCCGGCGTCCGCCACGAACCGCAGCGCCCCGGCGAGGTCGAGCCGCCCGCGGGCGTAGGAGTCCTGCAGGCTGTACATGCTGACAGCAGTCCTGATCCTGCTCATGGCCGCCCCCTCAGGCCGGGACCGCGGCGGCGGCCGGGGCGGAGGAGGGCGTGCGGGCGGAGTCGGCGGCGCCGATGATCCCCGCGTCGTTCGCCAGCGCGGCGGTCACGATCCGCGGCTCGCCGCGGAACCCGCGGCCGGACAGCTTCGCCAGGAAGCCCTCCCGCGCGGCAGGCAGGATCAGGTCGCCCGCGGCGCCGGCGATGCCGCCTCCGACCACGACGACCTCGGGATCCACGACCGCGGTGAGCGTCGCGATGCCGAGGCCGAGGTAGCGGCCGAACCGGTGCATCAGGCCCGTCGCTACCGGGTCTCCCTGGCGGGCGGCGGCCGTGACGTGCGCGCCGGACAGCGGCTCGCCGTCAGCGACCGCGAGCATGGCGCGCGCGCCCTCGGGGTCGCTGGTCGCGACGTTCCGGGCCAGGCGGGCGAGGGCGGTGCCCGAGGCGTAGGCCTCCCAGCAGCCCTCCTGGCCGCAGCCGCAGAAGTGCCCGTCGGGCACGACCGTGACGTGGCCGAGCTCGGCCGCGGCGCCGAACGCCCCGCGCAGCAGCCGGCCGTCGGCGACGACAGCGCCGCCGAGGCCGGTGCCGAGGGTCAGCATCACCATGTCGCGGGTGCCCCGGCCGTTGCCGAACCGGTACTCGGCCCAGGCAGCGGCGTTGGCGTCGTTCTCGATCACGACGGGCAGGCCGATCCGGTCGGCGAGCCGGGTGCCGAGCGGGTGGTGGCGCCACGCGATGTTCGGGGCGAACAGCATCGTGGTGCGATCGGGCCCGACGAACCCGGCGGCGGCAGCGCCGACGGCGTCGACCTGCGGGTACTGCGCCCGCAGCTCGGCGACGGCGTCGGCCACGGCGGCCTCGATCTGCTCCGGGTCGCGGGGGTCGGTGCTGCGGAAGGCGCGCACCAGGATCTGGCCCGAGGCGTCGACGACCCCGGCGGCGATCTTGGTGCCGCCGATGTCGACGCCGACGGTCAGGGCGTGCTCGCTCATCGTCGCCCCCTCAGCGGTTCGAGAAGGCGGCGTCGAACGCGGCCGCCGGCGGGGTGAACAGGTTGTCGCGGACGAAGGCGAGCGCCTGTGGGGCGCCGACCAGGCGGTCCATCCCGGCGTCCTCCCACTCCACCGAGATCGGGCCGTCGTAGCCGATGGCGTTGATGGTGCGGAAGATCGCCTCCCAGTCCACGTCCCCGCGGCCGGCGGACACGAAGTCCCAGCCGCGACGGGGGTCGCCCCAGGGCAGGTGCGAGCCGAGCGGGGCGTTGCGGCCGTCGAACCGGCGCTTGGAGTCCTTGCAGTGCACGTGGAGGATGTGCGGCGCGAAGTCGACCAGGAACCCCGCCGCGTCGATCTGCTGCCAGTTCATGTGGCTGGGGTCGAAGTTGATCCCGAACACCTCGGGCCGTCCGATCGCGTCGAGAGTGAGCCGGGTGGTCCAGTAGTCGTAGGCGATCTCGGAGGGGTGGACCTCGAGGGCGAACTTCACGCCGTTCTCCTCGAAGGCGTCCAGGACCGGGGTGAACCGCTCGACGAAGTCGCGGTAGCCGTCCGCGACCATCGCCTCGGTGGCCGGCGGGAACATCGCCACGTACTTCCAGATCTTGGACCCGGTGAACCCGGTGACCACCTTCGCGCCGAGCCGGCGGGCGGCGACGGCGGTGACCTTCAGCTCCTCGGCGGCGCGCTGCCGCACGCCCTCGGGGTCACCGTCGCCCCAGGTCCGCGCCGAGAGGATGCCGCGGTGCCGCTCGTCGATCGGGTCGTCGCACACGGCCTGGCCGGTGAGGTGGTTGCTGATCGCGTAGACGGACAGGCCGTACTTCTCGAGCGTCGCCTGCTTGGCCGCGAGGTAGGCGTCGTCCTCGGCGGCGGCCACCACGTCGAGGTGGTCGCCCGAGCAGGCGATCTCGAGGCCGTCGAAGCCCCACCCGAACGCGAGGCGGCAGACCTCCTCGAACGGCAGGTCGGCCCACTGGCCGGTGAACAGGGTGACCGGACGGGACATGCGGGGACTCCAGACTCGTCGCTGAGCAAGCAACAGCCTGTGACACGGCGACGTGTTGGCTGCGCTGCGCGCGCAAGAGGGTCCAACCCCTGCGCACTTAGGCACACGATATGCCTAAGGGCGCGAGTCAGGCAAGGAAGTCGTGCTTCTGCGCCATCAGGACCTCGACGTCGATCGGGAAGCCGCCCGGGGCCCACTCCGCCAGGTACTCGGGGGAGAGCAGCATCTCCGTCACCATCGCCGAGGCGCCGATCACGTCCTCCGCGCGGTCCGGCGTGCCGTGCTCCAGCTGCAGGCGGTCGACCGACGCGGCGAGGGTCTGGGCGTTCAGCGTGCGGCTCACCGTGCCCTGGAAGAGCGCGCTGTCAGCGAGGGTGTTGCCGCCGATCACCACGCGGCGCGGGTTGAACCACGTGACGATCCCGGCGAGGGCCCGCCCCATCGCCTCCGCGGCCCGGAGCACGAGCTCGGCGCAGGTCGGGTCCCCGGCCTCCGCGCCGGCGACGACGTCCTCGAGCGCGACCGGCGCCGGGCGGCGGGCCAGGAACGGGCTGCGGCCCTGGTCGAGCGCGCGGTGCGCCTCCGCCTCCAGCGCCCAGCGGGACGCGAACGCGTCCAGGCAGCCGACCCGCCCGCACAGGCAGATCCGGTCGGAGTCGGGGTGCACGAGGATGTGCGTGATCTCGCCGGCGATCCAGTCCGCCCCGCGGTGCAGCCGTCCGTCGGAGACGATCCCGCTGCCGACGCCCCGGTCCATCCGGACGAACACCAGGTCGGCGGGCGCGTCAGGCGCCGCGGCGGCCCCCAGGGCGGCGATGTTGGGCAGCGCCTCGACCCAGACCGGCGCCTGCATGCGCCGGGTGAACCAGCCGCGCACGTCCATGCCCGCCGACCAGTCCAGTCCCGGGGGTCCGGCGGTGACCGGGCGCACGGAGCGGCCGGTCACGTAGTTCACCGGCGTGGACAGGCCGATCCCGATGCCCCAGGCCGGCGAGCCCAGGTGGTGCAGCGCCAGCACCGCGTCCATCTCGGCCGCGATCCGCTCGCAGGTCTCCAGCGGGTCGCCGGTGAGCTCCCAGGCGACGTGCCGGTCCTCGAGCACCCGGTGGTCGAGGTCGGTCAGGGCGACCCGGAACCCGGCGGTGCCGACCATGGCGGTGAGGATCCTGCCCTTGTCGCCGACGAACTCCCACACCTCCGCGGCGCGGCCGCCGCGCGAGCGCTGCTCGCCGGACGGCTGCACGAGGCCGAGGTCCTGGGCGGCCTGGATGCGCTGGGTGATGACGTTGCGACCCAGGCGCGTGGCATCGGCGAGCTCGGGCCGGGTCTGGGCCTCGCCCCTGCGGATCAGCCGCACCACCTCGGCGACCTGCACCCACGGGTCCTGCGGGGAGACGGGTGACACCGGCGACTGCCTCCTGCTGATCGGGTCCTGACCTGCACACATCGTAGGTCGCGGGCGCAGGCCATGGGGTCGGATGTTGACTTACGCACGAACCGTGCTTATGGTTCCCGTGTTGTGACCGGGAGGTTCATAACCATGGGCTCTGAAGGGATTTCAATGACGAAACATCGGATCGGCATCGTCGGGTTGGGCTTCATCGGTACGCAGAAGCACCTGGTCGGCCTCGCCCAGCACCCGGACAAGGCCGAGGTCGTGGGCTTCTGCGACATCGACGCCGAGCGCGCCAAGTCCGCGCAGACGCAGTACGGGTCGCCCGACTCGTACGTGACGACGGACTACCGCGAGCTGCTGGCCGACGAGTCCATCGACGTCGTGCACGTCTGCACCTGGAACACCAGCCACTGCGAGATCACCGTGGCCGCCCTCGAGGCCGGCAAGCACGTGCTGGTCGAGAAGCCGATGGCCGTGACCGGCGCCGAGGCCCGCCAGATGGTCGAGGCCGCGAAGAAGTCCGGCAAGACCCTGTCGGTCGGCTACCAGTACCGGTTCCGCACGGAGTCGCAGTACATCCGCAAGCTGGTCGACGAGGGCCGGCTCGGCGAGGTCTACGCGGGCGCGGCGCACGCCGTCCGCCGGCGCGGCGTCCCGATCTGGGGCGTGTTCACCGACGTCGAGAAGCAGGGCGGCGGCCCGCTGATCGACCTCGGCGGCCACGCGATCGACCTCGCGCTCTGGTACATGGGCAACTACGAGCTCGAGTCGGTCACCGGCGTCGTCAACTACAAGCTCGGCGACAAGCCCGAGGGCAACGCGGCCGGGCCGTGGGACCCCGAGACGTTCACCGTCGAGGACTCCGCGTTCGGCTTCGTCCGGTTCACCAACGGCGCCTCGCTGCAGGTGCGCGCCTCGTGGGCGCTCAACGTCCCGGAGTCGCGCGAGTCCTGCGTCGAGCTGTTCGGCACCGAGGGCGGCATCGACGTGGTGCAGCGCGGCTCCGACCAGCTCGTGACGCTGAACTCGGTGCAGGGCGGCATGCTCGTCAACACCCAGCCCGAGCAGGGGGCCGCGTACTTCGGCCTCGGCGGAGAGGCCCAGTCGGGCTTCTCGTACATGGGCGGCCTCGAGGCCGGCCAGTGGCTCGACGCGCTGACCCACGGCACCGAGCCGCTGGTGACCGCGGAGCAGGCGTGCGTCGTGTCCGAGATCCTCGACGCGATCTACACGTCGGCGAAGACGGGCGAGCCCGTCTACTTCAACCGGCCCGCCGCGTAGCGGTCGGCCTGGCGCAGGCCCTGACGGGCGGTCCGGCCCCGGTCGGACCGCCCGTGCGGGGGGCCCGGCGGGCACCGCTACGGTGTCCCGCCGGTGCCCTTCTCGGGCCCGGGTACCCGCCCGGGTCCGCGCCGGCACCGGCCGGCAACACAACGTCGTGTGCACAGATCAGGGAAAACTCGACATGGCCGAACAGACCGTGCAGGCACCCCCGCCTGCCCGCAGTACCCGGGCCGAGGGCAAGCTCTCCTTCGGCACCAAGCTCGCCTACGGCATGGGCGACTTCGCGAGCCAGCTCATGTGGTCGCTCGCGTCCAGCTACCTCGTGGTGTTCTACACCGACAACGTCGGCCTCGCTGTCGGCGGGGTCGGCGTGCTCATGCTCGTCGCGCGCGTCGCCGACGCGCTGTTCGACCCCATGCTCGGCGCGTTCGCCGAGCGGCACCCGACCCGGCACGGGCGGTTCCGCCCCTGGCTGCTGTACGGGTCCCCGATCCTCGCCGTGAGCGTCGTGCTGACGTTCCTCACGGTGCCCGGCGGCAACACCGCCAAGATGGTCTGGGCCGGCGTGACCTACCTGGTGATGGGCTTCATGTACTCGGCGGTCAACCTGCCCTACGGCGCCCTCGGCACCGTCATGACCCGCGACCCCGGCGAGCGCGTCG contains:
- a CDS encoding sugar phosphate isomerase/epimerase family protein translates to MSRIRTAVSMYSLQDSYARGRLDLAGALRFVADAGAEGVELISDQMITATPHPTDETVAAWRSALDASGLVPVCNDVFVNSTLYANRTLRVREQAELLRHELDVSKRLGFDLVRLVSDTSAEVTEAVLPHAERIGVTMALEIHAGMSFQGTLTRQWVDMMRRAQSERLGLVIDLGIFCDRHPRVSTAYFTGLGLTPAVADKIDELYDRHGDTLRVFSDGSDHGMAFPEELTALFRGPVDAEYAFFSTGYERTPLDVLDEHAPYLRHVHGKFFEMLPDGTEYSIDYPAVLDRLHRIGYDGYVASEYEGNRFAPVDAPVDDQGQVRAHQRMLTAHPATHADGE
- a CDS encoding ROK family protein, whose protein sequence is MSPVSPQDPWVQVAEVVRLIRRGEAQTRPELADATRLGRNVITQRIQAAQDLGLVQPSGEQRSRGGRAAEVWEFVGDKGRILTAMVGTAGFRVALTDLDHRVLEDRHVAWELTGDPLETCERIAAEMDAVLALHHLGSPAWGIGIGLSTPVNYVTGRSVRPVTAGPPGLDWSAGMDVRGWFTRRMQAPVWVEALPNIAALGAAAAPDAPADLVFVRMDRGVGSGIVSDGRLHRGADWIAGEITHILVHPDSDRICLCGRVGCLDAFASRWALEAEAHRALDQGRSPFLARRPAPVALEDVVAGAEAGDPTCAELVLRAAEAMGRALAGIVTWFNPRRVVIGGNTLADSALFQGTVSRTLNAQTLAASVDRLQLEHGTPDRAEDVIGASAMVTEMLLSPEYLAEWAPGGFPIDVEVLMAQKHDFLA
- a CDS encoding Gfo/Idh/MocA family protein: MTKHRIGIVGLGFIGTQKHLVGLAQHPDKAEVVGFCDIDAERAKSAQTQYGSPDSYVTTDYRELLADESIDVVHVCTWNTSHCEITVAALEAGKHVLVEKPMAVTGAEARQMVEAAKKSGKTLSVGYQYRFRTESQYIRKLVDEGRLGEVYAGAAHAVRRRGVPIWGVFTDVEKQGGGPLIDLGGHAIDLALWYMGNYELESVTGVVNYKLGDKPEGNAAGPWDPETFTVEDSAFGFVRFTNGASLQVRASWALNVPESRESCVELFGTEGGIDVVQRGSDQLVTLNSVQGGMLVNTQPEQGAAYFGLGGEAQSGFSYMGGLEAGQWLDALTHGTEPLVTAEQACVVSEILDAIYTSAKTGEPVYFNRPAA
- a CDS encoding C-glycoside deglycosidase beta subunit domain-containing protein, yielding MTEVFDSYVFTEGSARNVVTASGAGAFQVETLITYYRGIPLSMVHAVELVVDGAEVPRDELVVSPDGADWFTLDEAATVTTYRWEYGTPLRVRWLNGGLPAGDHEVTLRLKIRVAYIPIPFGGERTRTITL
- a CDS encoding GMC oxidoreductase, producing MAHTDRTFDALVIGSGPAGSTAAAELTERGLDVLLLEAGRELREEDFVPPARKKPAAMGMDLVARARAMASGQFTQARRPYFSESSNRFLVNDWEDPYSTPLTHPYLWVRSKLLGGRMNSYGRVLQRMSDVDFRAASRDGYGTDWPLGYADLEPWYDRVEEAVGVYGDADGLVHPPDGRYAGPGFLTRVERDFKEKVEARWPERKVISWRVQAPFPDRVPPGIAAARRTGRLTVRTEAVVSRITTDDRTGLATGAVFVDRTTRREHRVFADAVLVCGSTIESIRLLLNSGSARHPEGLGNSSGLLGRYFMDQTMSIGFFDSPRHAGQWDPADNLPADPFYGTPGGILIPRYENLGAEPEDGFLRGISFQGLGGRFPVPDGHPAAFGLGGAGEMLARYDNSVRLNRHRRDRWGVPIPHIDLSMGENDRVLLKRTMTALKQMADEAGYRVNFIGSAAGLESDKVWPDFTPLQRLIFKQGIKMSIVLGAAIHECGGARMGTDPATSVMNGVNQLWDAPNVFVPDASSFVSSSTVGPALTIMALAARASAFVAEQHPDGGLTRATEVAETVAA
- a CDS encoding sugar phosphate isomerase/epimerase family protein; protein product: MSRPVTLFTGQWADLPFEEVCRLAFGWGFDGLEIACSGDHLDVVAAAEDDAYLAAKQATLEKYGLSVYAISNHLTGQAVCDDPIDERHRGILSARTWGDGDPEGVRQRAAEELKVTAVAARRLGAKVVTGFTGSKIWKYVAMFPPATEAMVADGYRDFVERFTPVLDAFEENGVKFALEVHPSEIAYDYWTTRLTLDAIGRPEVFGINFDPSHMNWQQIDAAGFLVDFAPHILHVHCKDSKRRFDGRNAPLGSHLPWGDPRRGWDFVSAGRGDVDWEAIFRTINAIGYDGPISVEWEDAGMDRLVGAPQALAFVRDNLFTPPAAAFDAAFSNR
- the nrdF gene encoding class 1b ribonucleoside-diphosphate reductase subunit beta, which translates into the protein MAEKLKLVDRVQAINWNRVEDEKDVEVWDRLTGNFWLPEKVPVSNDIQSWATLTETEKTMTTRVFTGLTLLDTIQGTVGAVSLIPDALTPHEEAVYTNIAFMESVHAKSYSSIFSTLISTPEIDEAFRWSEENPNLQRKAEIVLNYYRGDEPLKRKVASTMLESFLFYSGFYAPMYWSSRAKLTNTADLIRLIIRDEAVHGYYIGYKFQKGLERLTEAERQDLKDYTFELLFELYDNEVEYTQDLYDPLGLTEDVKKFLRYNANKALMNLGYEALFPRDETDVNPAILSALSPNADENHDFFSGSGSSYVIGKAVNTEDEDWDF
- a CDS encoding ROK family glucokinase, whose translation is MSEHALTVGVDIGGTKIAAGVVDASGQILVRAFRSTDPRDPEQIEAAVADAVAELRAQYPQVDAVGAAAAGFVGPDRTTMLFAPNIAWRHHPLGTRLADRIGLPVVIENDANAAAWAEYRFGNGRGTRDMVMLTLGTGLGGAVVADGRLLRGAFGAAAELGHVTVVPDGHFCGCGQEGCWEAYASGTALARLARNVATSDPEGARAMLAVADGEPLSGAHVTAAARQGDPVATGLMHRFGRYLGLGIATLTAVVDPEVVVVGGGIAGAAGDLILPAAREGFLAKLSGRGFRGEPRIVTAALANDAGIIGAADSARTPSSAPAAAAVPA